The region TGCCTATAGTGaacgtttttctcttttcttctcaaacACCCTCTTCATCACAAGTCCTGTAACCAGTTATTCCCACTCAAGTTGAAGCTACTCCCTGTTCATTCAGGGGCTGGAATGAAACTCATCAGATTAACTTAcactcagtttttttttccccaagtcatGTATAGACCATCTTGGGGTACTAGGTCTAATTCTAATTCTGTTCATTGCACACTGGCATTTTGTCAGCTATTTACATATTTCTTGAAAGAATGCATGCATGAGTGAGAGAAAGAGGATACACACATACTATAAAAACCAAACATTCTTTCTACAGATAAAAATAGGGCATCAGAAAACTTAGGACAAGAACCAATATGGAGGAACTTTTTTGATCCTAGAGATTTCTTGATCTGGGTTGAGTGTATGCTCATATCCTCAAACAGAGAAGATGGTTCAGAAGATGGTCCCTTCACCATCTGAATGGAGATGCACCCAGCCTTAATGAGGCTTTCTGAGGGACTACACCCCCACCTCCAAACCCCTCAATTCATTTTCAATGTCCTTTTGTTATGATGGAATATTAAGAACCTTACTTAGATCATTCTGCTCCAATTATTATCTGCTAGTTTGCAATGAATTTTTGTTCTTATTAAGGTTAACTTAAGCCCTGTTTCTTCAAGGAGAATTTCCCTTAAGCGATACCAGCTTCACAGGTATTACTTGAATAAACGCTTTACCAACCATCACACACTGTAGTTTCTTTGCACAGATTGAATTGCTTCTTTcctagtatttcatttttatcaatagTTCTTGCATATTTATTTAAACAGGAGTATCCTCctgtaaaatattaatagtatctTAACTATACTGTTTTCATTGGGTATGCAAAGACTTTTAACTCTTAATGGATCTCTTAAGGGTTTTTGCCTTGGAAAGTGAGAAGTGAAGAAGCAGGATGAATTGCCTTTTGTGTTGCCCTAGATTTGTATAGAAATGCCCTATCTGCCCATGACCATAGAATCATAGAAGTGGAAAATATCTTACCATTATCTAATCTAATcttttttatatgtgtatatggaTATATACTGAAGCCTAGAGATAACAAGTGGGCCCTGTTTTTGCAGGGCATGTTCCTTTTCCCCAGGGAAATCTGCTTCCTTCACTCATCATGCCATCCTTCAACCAGAGCATTTTCCACTCTGCAGTCTTCTTCCTTACTGGCATCCCTGGTTTTGAAACTTACCATGTCTGGATCTCCATCCTATTCTGTTGTCTCTTTGCCATTGCCATCTCAGGGAATGGCATGATCTTGTTTGTCATCAGCACTGAGTTGAGCCTCCATGAACCCATGTACTATTTCCTCTCCATGCTGTCCTTCACGGACCTAGGGCTGTGCCTTTCCACGTTGGTCACCATGGTGGGTATTTTCTGGTTCAATGCTCGAGAAATCAGCTTTGATGTCTGCATTGGCCATATGTTTTTTATCCATGGTTTCACATTAATGGAGTCCTTGTTACTCCTGGCAATGGCCTTTGACCGTTACACTGCCATCTGTAACCCACTGAGATATGACACAATCTTAACCAATTCAAGAATCATCAAAGTGGGCTTTGCAATTGTTATTAGGGTGACAACGGTTGTAGTGCCTTTACTCCTGCTCCTTAAGCGTCTGTCCTTTTGTGGAAGTCATGTTTTCACCATCCATATTGTTTCCACCCTGATGTGATGAAGCTTTCATGCACAGACACTGAGATCATCAGTGCATTTGGTCTGGCCATTGTCATCTCTACTGGTACCTTGGACTCTGTCTTGATCCTTCTCTCCTATGTCCTGATCATCCATTCCATGCTCAGCATTGCCTCCCCAGAGGAGTGGAAAAAGGCCTTTGGTACCTGTGTATCACACATAAGTGCTATTGCCATCTTCTACATCCCCATGATGAGCTTGTCACTGGTGCCTAGGTTTGGGAAGCATGCCCCTCCCCTTCTGCATACTCTCATTGCCAATATTTGTCTGCTCATCCCTCCTGTAATGAATCCCATAATCTACAGTGTGAAGACAATGCAAATTTGCAAGGCCATGCTCAAACTATTTCTTTCTAAGCTAATTTAGGACATTTTTCAGTGTATTCTTTCTTTACATTGTCTTCTctgactgatgtttgattgttCACTAATGTGAGTTACCACCATATACTGATAAATGTTTACACATGCTTTCATTCTTCTGACAATCCAATAACTTATGATTTACAGAGTTCTAGATTGAATTCTTTGAGAACAGGGATTATGTCTTATGTATCTGTAACCCTATAGTGCACCTGGCACAGAATAGGACCATGGTTAAAATATGTCTGCAAAATGGACAAATTAAGTCATAAATTGTAGTCCAAAAAGTCTCACCACCTCTAGGGTATGTAACTATCAAGGCATGTCTGATATAATTTAGATCAGTAGAAAAGTCTAGGTTTTAGTAATTCTTAGTTATTGGTAATGATTATTAGTCTCCCAAATAGATTATTCATGGCTGAGGACCATGAATAAGtacaataaacaaaaagaaatatgaattaaAAGGATACTTTCCTAATTCTTAAAAGAGTTCTTCAGAGCTTTTGGTAAATGTATTGATATTTTAAGTATCTAATGTCTGGTGATTCGTCTTCTAAATATGTGTCTAGTGGGGGAAAGTGGACAAGAATGCAGTGATGTGTTGTGATATTCAACACATCATTATATATTGCAATGATAATTTAGAAACTACTTAAACATTTACTTCAGATTATtggtaaaataaaatgtgaactgTCATGCAACAAGATAAATATTGATGTAGATATAAAGTGATATATTAAGAGAAAAGATAGATTACTATACAGTGTACTTATTGTTGTGTGTATATTTCATGTGAATGTACACACAAGTGTACACGTACATGCAAATAAAACATTTGTTATAAAGGTATGGAAAGACATCTTCCAAATGTCAAAATTACTTATCTTTTGATAGCTGAATATTGGtttatgtatactttttttttactttcctgtactttaaaaatgctcaataatgaggtttttgttgttgctgtgttTTAACTTCAGATAAGAGAATAATTTCTGCTTAACAACTACCTAAAAACACAACTTGTTTGTTCTTCATCTTCCATAGGCTCTTTGTTCCCATGGGTCCTCACAATCTGTCTTCATACTACCCACTGGATACATTTATAATATGACTTCCACTTTCCTTTTGCATCCTTCACTGTTCTCGGTGTGGTCCAGCACCGGGGCATCAAAACCACTTGAAATTCTTTTATAAAGTGCAGATTCCTCAACTCCACCTGAGAACTACTTAGGCACTCTTCAGATGGAGCacaagaatttgcattttcacAAGCTACCTAGAGGTTATCATGCATATTAGAGTAACACTCTTATAAGATGTTTTCACTTCTGAATAATGCCATGAATAACCCTAACCCTTGTCCATAGTCTTCAATCATTTTTGCTCTTTCCTACTGAAATATCCACCTGCTTTCATTTatatttgaacttttaaaaatatatttttattttattattttttgctgatattgcttctttttttcattcttccagGTGCCATTAAGACTCCTTTTTGTTATAGGTAGTCAGGTCTTTCTTCCCTGActgatttgaaattattttatttttctcccagttttactGGGAGATAGTTGAcacacagcactgtgtaagtttaatgGTTACATCACAATAATCACATACATCATGAAAGGATGACCACAATAAGCTTAGTGAAcaacatcatctcatatagatacagcattaaagaaatagaaaaaaaatgtttcccttgtgatgagaactcagaatttactcttaacaactttcatagatAACATATTTATCATGATGTATATTAcaaccctagtacttatttatcttataactagaagtttataCTTTTGACtatcttcatccaattccccctctccccatccccacatctggtaaccacaaatatgatttcttttcctatgagagtgtttgtttttgaagtaggattgacctataacactatgttagttcctgttacacagcatagtgatttgatatttccataGATTTCAAAGTAATCactatgataagtctagttaccatctgtcaccatacaaagatattgcataattattgactatattccttgcACTATATATTTCACAgatgtgactcatttattttatacctgaaatctccctcatctatttctctcctcccctcagccCTCAAACAgctttcctctggcaaccacctgtttgttctgtatctatgagtctgtttctgtttcattatgtttgttcatttgctttgtttcttagatccacatgtaaatgaaatcatactgtatttgtctttctctatctgacttattttacttagcataatattctctgggtccatccgtgtgtggcaaatggtaag is a window of Eschrichtius robustus isolate mEscRob2 chromosome 11, mEscRob2.pri, whole genome shotgun sequence DNA encoding:
- the LOC137771838 gene encoding LOW QUALITY PROTEIN: olfactory receptor 51F2-like (The sequence of the model RefSeq protein was modified relative to this genomic sequence to represent the inferred CDS: inserted 1 base in 1 codon), whose product is MPSFNQSIFHSAVFFLTGIPGFETYHVWISILFCCLFAIAISGNGMILFVISTELSLHEPMYYFLSMLSFTDLGLCLSTLVTMVGIFWFNAREISFDVCIGHMFFIHGFTLMESLLLLAMAFDRYTAICNPLRYDTILTNSRIIKVGFAIVIRVTTVVVPLLLLLKRLSFCGSHVXHHPYCFHPDVMKLSCTDTEIISAFGLAIVISTGTLDSVLILLSYVLIIHSMLSIASPEEWKKAFGTCVSHISAIAIFYIPMMSLSLVPRFGKHAPPLLHTLIANICLLIPPVMNPIIYSVKTMQICKAMLKLFLSKLI